The Pseudoalteromonas spongiae UST010723-006 genome window below encodes:
- a CDS encoding PAS domain-containing hybrid sensor histidine kinase/response regulator: MLTIWSVSAIAFVYLALLFAIAYVSEKYKFQSFKSMVYGLTLAVYCTSWSFYGTTAQAANNGWWLAPTYVGSLLLFIFGWQVYLKISEICQTHKITSISDFIATRYGQSSSLASLITTISVFAIIPYISLQLSAISQSTQLIAGSAETQSIWHDGTFYITLVLAIFAMLFGANKLRPNAHNLGLMNSIAFESLVKLFAFLAIGLYVCFELFESPTALLHSAKSAGLQQQVADHGSANYVYISHMILGVLAMLCLPRQFHVSFVERDDKTDIKKARWIFPIYLLLLNICTLPIGYAGLLLLEPQSVASDTFVLALPLAFENQTLAMVAYLGGFSAAISMVILAAIVLSVMITNDIINPLLLTKNKEKSAAVGLSPTGILRARKAVILGVLIASYFCHKLLSGTNSLANVGLMSFTLVAQFAPALLLGLVWRGASRKAAKYAILTGFAVWVYALFLPSVATSLNWQSAWLVAGPLGLQFLAPADLLGLGLDSISQTLLLSLTFNTVVFVYISLKRGAEVAEQLQAEKFVFSVEQQHANNTKHQLSVDELSRLLLRFVDGATGKQIIQQYFPLAITGWQKPASMELESLVAREMAAVIGGSSANLVLTAAKNKHGQLSEVATIVDEASQVLKFNRDLLQSTIENVNQGISVVDGDLNLVAWNSVYQTMFNYPDNALYIGRPIADIIRFNAERGLFKASDIESEIAKRLAFLKTGSAYKYQRAHQNGRVFEMQGNPLPSGGFVTTFSDVTEFVNTQDALKEANTNLEQKVNERTHELMQANLELAQATESKTRFFAAASHDLLQPFNAASLFCSVMEEKSQGSEYAELASNIKNSLTSAEDLLSSILELTKLESGSLKIEKSEFSIAKLITPLSAEFSALAYEKGLIFTSQFDDVTVSSDRTLLRRVAQNLLSNAVRYTQSGEVSLSAEKVGKQLVLSVKDTGPGIAAEDQTLIFQEFKQLDGHDKAQGLGLGLAITKRISDALNLDLTLRSNIGSGAQFSISLPLVVENKNRQEFTPTPVNTEQTASFVGLTVWLIDNDETVLQALAKRLQTWGCNVQTATNKAQLTALKEKNVLPMLIIADYHLDDGVTGVELLDECGLDHLPCIINTAEHDESVRELISDAGYPLLYKPVKAPALKRLIKKLCA, translated from the coding sequence CTTACAATTTGGTCAGTTAGTGCAATTGCATTTGTTTATTTAGCACTGTTATTTGCGATTGCTTATGTTAGTGAAAAATATAAGTTCCAGTCATTTAAGTCCATGGTTTATGGGCTAACATTAGCGGTTTATTGTACCTCTTGGTCGTTTTATGGCACCACAGCGCAAGCAGCGAATAATGGCTGGTGGCTTGCGCCCACTTACGTGGGGAGTTTGCTTTTATTTATTTTTGGCTGGCAAGTTTATTTAAAGATAAGCGAAATTTGCCAGACACATAAAATCACTTCTATTTCCGATTTTATTGCTACCCGCTATGGGCAATCTAGTTCACTGGCGAGCTTAATTACCACTATTTCAGTGTTTGCCATTATTCCTTATATTTCGCTGCAGCTAAGCGCCATCAGTCAAAGTACCCAATTAATTGCCGGTAGCGCTGAAACGCAGTCAATTTGGCACGATGGAACGTTTTATATAACGCTAGTTTTAGCGATTTTTGCGATGTTATTTGGTGCTAATAAACTGCGCCCAAATGCGCATAACTTAGGCTTGATGAATTCAATTGCATTTGAATCATTAGTTAAGTTGTTCGCGTTTTTAGCAATTGGTTTGTATGTATGTTTTGAGTTATTTGAAAGCCCAACAGCGCTGTTGCATAGCGCTAAATCTGCGGGGTTACAACAACAAGTTGCTGATCATGGCAGCGCCAATTATGTGTACATTAGCCATATGATTTTAGGCGTACTGGCAATGCTGTGTTTACCACGTCAATTCCACGTTAGTTTTGTTGAGCGCGACGATAAAACTGACATTAAAAAAGCACGCTGGATATTTCCTATATATTTGCTTTTACTAAATATTTGTACGCTGCCAATTGGATATGCTGGGCTATTGCTACTCGAGCCACAAAGTGTTGCGTCAGATACTTTTGTACTAGCGTTACCGCTTGCATTTGAAAATCAAACTTTGGCAATGGTGGCCTATTTAGGTGGCTTTTCAGCCGCAATTAGCATGGTGATTTTAGCGGCCATTGTGCTTTCAGTGATGATAACAAACGACATTATTAACCCATTACTGTTAACTAAAAATAAAGAGAAAAGCGCCGCAGTAGGGCTTTCACCCACAGGGATTTTACGTGCGCGAAAAGCGGTTATTTTGGGTGTGCTTATTGCCAGCTATTTTTGCCACAAGTTGCTCAGTGGCACCAATAGTTTGGCAAATGTGGGGCTTATGTCGTTTACGTTGGTTGCTCAATTTGCCCCTGCGTTATTGCTGGGGTTAGTATGGCGTGGGGCGTCGCGTAAGGCCGCAAAATATGCCATTTTAACGGGCTTTGCTGTGTGGGTTTATGCTTTATTTTTACCCTCAGTCGCTACCAGTTTAAATTGGCAAAGTGCGTGGTTAGTAGCAGGTCCATTGGGATTACAGTTCCTAGCACCAGCTGACCTTTTAGGACTCGGTCTTGATAGCATTTCGCAAACTTTGTTGTTATCACTCACCTTTAACACGGTCGTGTTTGTTTATATTTCACTTAAACGCGGCGCAGAAGTGGCAGAGCAGCTGCAAGCTGAAAAGTTTGTATTTTCAGTAGAGCAACAACACGCCAACAATACCAAACATCAGCTAAGTGTTGATGAATTGAGCCGTTTATTACTGCGCTTTGTTGATGGCGCGACCGGCAAGCAAATTATTCAGCAGTATTTTCCATTAGCGATAACAGGCTGGCAAAAACCCGCTAGCATGGAGTTAGAATCTTTGGTTGCCCGAGAAATGGCTGCGGTGATTGGCGGCTCGTCAGCAAATTTGGTGCTCACGGCTGCGAAGAATAAACACGGGCAATTAAGCGAAGTGGCAACCATCGTCGATGAAGCTAGCCAAGTACTTAAATTTAATCGCGATTTACTGCAATCGACGATTGAAAACGTTAACCAAGGCATTAGCGTGGTAGATGGCGATTTAAACTTAGTGGCGTGGAATAGCGTATATCAAACCATGTTCAATTACCCTGATAACGCCCTTTATATTGGTCGCCCCATTGCCGATATTATTCGCTTTAATGCCGAACGCGGTTTATTTAAGGCTAGCGACATCGAAAGCGAAATAGCTAAACGTTTGGCGTTTTTAAAAACTGGCAGTGCCTATAAATACCAGCGTGCTCACCAAAATGGGCGGGTGTTTGAAATGCAAGGCAATCCGCTGCCAAGCGGTGGCTTTGTAACAACCTTTAGCGATGTTACTGAGTTTGTGAATACCCAAGATGCGCTGAAAGAAGCCAATACTAACCTTGAGCAAAAGGTTAATGAGCGCACCCATGAATTAATGCAGGCCAATTTAGAGTTAGCGCAAGCGACCGAGAGTAAAACCCGTTTTTTTGCCGCTGCGAGCCATGATTTATTACAGCCTTTTAATGCCGCCAGCTTATTTTGCTCGGTAATGGAAGAAAAGTCGCAAGGCTCAGAATATGCAGAGCTTGCGAGTAATATTAAAAACTCCCTTACTTCGGCTGAAGACTTACTAAGTAGCATTTTAGAGCTAACCAAACTTGAATCGGGTAGTTTAAAAATTGAAAAAAGTGAATTCTCGATTGCCAAGCTGATCACGCCACTTAGCGCTGAATTTTCCGCCCTAGCGTATGAAAAAGGCCTAATCTTTACATCGCAATTTGATGACGTGACTGTTAGCTCTGACCGTACTTTACTGCGCCGTGTGGCGCAGAATTTGTTAAGCAATGCGGTGCGCTATACCCAATCGGGCGAGGTATCACTTAGCGCTGAAAAAGTGGGAAAACAACTCGTGTTATCAGTAAAAGACACGGGCCCCGGTATTGCAGCTGAGGATCAAACTCTGATATTCCAAGAATTTAAACAACTTGATGGACATGATAAAGCGCAAGGGCTTGGCCTTGGTTTAGCCATTACAAAGCGTATTTCCGATGCGCTCAATCTAGACCTAACTTTACGGTCAAATATAGGTAGCGGCGCGCAGTTTTCTATTTCTTTGCCGCTTGTTGTAGAAAATAAAAATCGACAAGAGTTTACTCCAACACCTGTAAATACTGAGCAAACAGCGAGTTTTGTTGGCTTAACAGTTTGGCTAATTGATAACGATGAAACAGTGTTACAAGCCCTAGCCAAGCGTTTACAAACGTGGGGCTGTAATGTGCAAACGGCAACCAATAAAGCTCAGTTAACCGCGCTTAAAGAGAAAAATGTATTACCTATGCTAATAATTGCAGATTATCACCTAGATGATGGGGTGACAGGGGTGGAATTACTCGACGAATGCGGTTTAGACCATTTGCCTTGTATTATAAATACCGCGGAACATGACGAGTCGGTGCGCGAATTGATAAGCGATGCGGGATATCCGCTTCTTTATAAACCGGTAAAAGCGCCGGCGTTAAAGCGCTTAATTAAAAAGTTATGTGCCTAA
- a CDS encoding DoxX family protein codes for MTIITCVLFLFFLFASSIKVLGWQPFIFNTQLAFFKKYGLTRTHMYLVGLIEMAAAILLVASLILKLDLLMVLGALGIAFTSIGALFFHFRYDTFKDAVPALITLVLSGMILIKHYGLIVNLL; via the coding sequence ATGACTATAATTACTTGCGTGCTATTTCTATTTTTTCTATTTGCAAGCTCAATCAAAGTGCTGGGTTGGCAACCGTTTATCTTTAATACTCAATTAGCCTTTTTTAAAAAGTATGGGCTCACGCGTACCCATATGTATTTAGTCGGATTGATTGAAATGGCTGCAGCTATTTTGTTAGTTGCATCTCTAATATTAAAGCTAGATTTACTCATGGTGTTAGGCGCATTAGGGATTGCGTTTACATCTATTGGCGCGCTTTTTTTTCACTTTCGATATGACACGTTTAAAGATGCAGTACCCGCGCTAATCACACTCGTTTTATCTGGCATGATATTAATCAAACATTATGGTTTGATCGTTAATTTACTTTAA
- a CDS encoding LysR family transcriptional regulator yields the protein MDKLECINLFCVVARLNSFTAAANELNVTQSAVSKKIAWLEHKLGFNLFERSARKINLTDAGKSYLAFCVQLVEQINVTEQMLKGEQAKVSGRLKISVPSAFATHMLSQPVSDFLNQHPKVQLEVSVNDQQVDLYKDDVDIALRAAHLPDSGLKAKKLLDHELCYFAAPDYLEQNGYPSTPSDLAYYQCITYSLSRPSNVWFINQQKHSVLEFIKSDSPEFIVQMALMGCGIAGMPKWMVQDKLNEGALVELFTDCEKASLPMYAIYKNADYIPFKIRAFVDYLSRYFTEQV from the coding sequence ATGGATAAACTCGAATGTATTAATTTATTTTGCGTGGTGGCAAGACTTAATAGTTTCACAGCCGCAGCAAATGAGCTTAATGTGACGCAAAGTGCAGTGAGCAAAAAGATTGCGTGGTTAGAGCACAAATTGGGCTTTAATTTATTTGAAAGAAGTGCTCGCAAAATAAACTTAACGGATGCAGGAAAATCTTATTTAGCATTTTGTGTGCAATTAGTTGAGCAAATTAATGTCACCGAGCAAATGTTAAAGGGTGAGCAGGCAAAAGTTTCGGGAAGATTAAAAATATCCGTTCCGTCAGCGTTTGCAACGCACATGCTGTCTCAGCCTGTGTCAGATTTTTTAAACCAACACCCAAAGGTCCAGTTAGAAGTCTCTGTAAATGATCAGCAAGTGGACTTATATAAAGACGATGTTGATATTGCACTTAGAGCCGCGCACCTGCCAGATTCTGGGCTGAAAGCAAAAAAGTTATTGGATCATGAGCTATGTTACTTTGCTGCGCCTGATTACTTAGAACAAAATGGCTATCCTTCAACGCCCTCAGATTTGGCGTACTATCAATGTATTACTTACTCGCTTAGTCGACCATCGAATGTGTGGTTTATTAATCAGCAAAAGCATTCGGTTTTAGAGTTTATTAAAAGTGATAGCCCAGAATTTATTGTGCAAATGGCCCTGATGGGCTGTGGAATTGCGGGAATGCCTAAATGGATGGTACAAGATAAGTTGAATGAAGGTGCATTAGTAGAGTTATTTACTGATTGTGAAAAGGCTTCTCTCCCGATGTATGCAATATATAAAAATGCAGACTATATCCCGTTTAAAATCCGCGCTTTTGTGGATTACTTATCGCGTTATTTTACTGAACAGGTCTGA
- a CDS encoding EAL and HDOD domain-containing protein has protein sequence MTKPVTQFIARQAILDASKQIFAYELLYRDSDNNAFPVGVTDEQATGRMFFNSLILVGKDKLVANHCAFINLSDTTLLQEIPRLLKPDNLVLEIVERSQNIEELLAIVKTLRKQNYKFALDDYDKDPRWEPLLPYMSYVKLELEHPILKTTTLAKKLKRLYPKLKIVVERIETYEDFNYLQQAGVDLFQGYFFAKPEMLTHGNVEPSKLVVFDLLKSTTRPNLNFKEIESKIAKDLSLTARVLKLVNAHSGLDKQEMKSISQAVVYLGEDTLRQFIRVLALSDLGVDKPSELTKFGLMRAQFMSLFLAPGGKEMAEQGYLIGLMSILGAVLDMDLNTVISEFSLDSNSSGALLNYDGLLGGALKIAMAIEENNWQAAESILAEVRPATPISSIFELAEQSRTYADDVFAVVSG, from the coding sequence ATGACGAAACCTGTAACCCAGTTTATTGCACGACAAGCCATTCTTGATGCATCGAAGCAAATATTTGCTTATGAGTTGCTGTATCGAGATTCAGACAATAATGCTTTTCCTGTTGGTGTGACCGATGAGCAAGCAACGGGACGAATGTTTTTTAACTCACTGATTTTAGTTGGTAAAGATAAGTTAGTTGCTAACCATTGTGCATTTATAAACTTATCTGACACAACGTTATTACAAGAAATTCCGCGTTTACTAAAACCCGATAATTTGGTGCTTGAAATTGTTGAACGCTCGCAGAATATTGAAGAATTGCTGGCGATTGTAAAAACGCTCAGAAAACAAAATTACAAATTTGCGCTTGATGATTACGACAAAGATCCAAGATGGGAGCCTTTGTTACCTTATATGTCTTACGTTAAATTAGAGCTTGAGCACCCGATTTTAAAAACCACCACCTTAGCTAAGAAGCTAAAGCGTTTATACCCCAAACTTAAAATTGTTGTCGAACGAATAGAAACCTACGAAGACTTTAACTACTTACAACAAGCTGGCGTTGATTTGTTTCAAGGCTACTTTTTTGCCAAACCCGAAATGCTAACCCATGGCAATGTTGAACCATCAAAGCTGGTGGTATTTGATTTATTAAAATCGACCACTCGACCTAACCTCAATTTCAAAGAGATCGAAAGCAAGATTGCCAAAGACTTAAGTCTGACTGCGCGCGTGCTAAAACTGGTTAATGCCCATTCAGGCCTTGATAAGCAAGAAATGAAGTCAATTTCGCAGGCTGTGGTGTATTTGGGAGAAGATACCCTTAGGCAGTTTATACGAGTATTAGCACTCAGTGACTTGGGGGTTGATAAGCCTTCAGAGTTGACCAAATTTGGCCTAATGCGCGCCCAGTTTATGTCGCTATTTCTTGCACCGGGCGGTAAAGAGATGGCCGAGCAGGGGTACCTGATTGGTTTAATGTCTATTTTAGGCGCTGTATTAGATATGGATCTTAATACAGTTATTAGTGAGTTTTCATTGGATAGTAATTCAAGCGGGGCACTATTAAATTATGACGGTCTTCTCGGTGGTGCATTAAAAATCGCGATGGCGATTGAGGAAAATAATTGGCAAGCAGCCGAGTCCATTTTAGCTGAAGTAAGACCTGCAACACCCATTTCGAGCATTTTTGAATTGGCAGAGCAAAGCCGCACTTATGCAGATGATGTGTTTGCAGTTGTATCAGGGTAA
- a CDS encoding DinB family protein, protein MKSNFELLANYNLWINQRIYDSANKLDPEDLSKDKGAYFSSIIGTLNHILVGDIIWLKRISNHPDSFKSLKLMKEFADPVSLSEIVHPDLESLAQSRKVIDEAIINFINEISEESILSELDYINTKGNKFTKNLGFIIQHLFNHQTHHRGQVTTMLFQSCIDVGETDLLALIPSE, encoded by the coding sequence GTGAAATCAAACTTTGAGTTATTAGCCAACTATAATTTGTGGATCAATCAAAGAATCTATGATTCTGCCAATAAGCTAGATCCCGAAGACCTATCGAAAGATAAGGGAGCCTATTTCAGTTCAATTATTGGTACCCTTAATCATATTTTAGTCGGTGACATTATTTGGCTTAAGCGCATATCTAATCATCCAGATAGTTTTAAATCGCTTAAACTGATGAAGGAATTTGCTGATCCGGTTTCTTTGAGTGAGATTGTTCATCCAGATTTAGAGTCTTTAGCTCAATCTAGAAAAGTTATTGATGAAGCCATAATTAATTTCATTAATGAGATTTCGGAAGAATCAATCTTGAGCGAGTTAGACTACATCAATACCAAAGGCAATAAGTTTACAAAAAATCTTGGCTTTATTATCCAGCACTTATTTAATCATCAAACGCATCATAGAGGGCAAGTAACGACAATGCTATTTCAATCTTGCATTGATGTTGGTGAAACTGATCTATTGGCCCTTATACCCAGTGAATAA
- a CDS encoding NAD-dependent epimerase/dehydratase family protein: MKILVTGSAGRVGRAIYIKLMKDHDVVGLDKTPCSTVDLIGDTCDGELISKALESVDVIVHTAALHAPHVGLMSDEEFLTINVDATEKLALAGIKAGIKHFVFTSTTALYGYASSSEGETSWITEQVEPQPKSIYHRSKILAENKLNEISKLFNLPVTVLQMSRCFPEPADLMAIYRLTRGIDVRDVTSAHACAINKRLNGFNRFIISGFTPFNQNDCEHLYNHASEVIKEKCPELAATFEQRGWRLPTSLDRVYDSSAAQAKLGWQPKHGFASVLDMLDSEIAEVLPVLKQR; this comes from the coding sequence ATGAAAATATTGGTAACAGGTTCTGCAGGTAGAGTTGGGCGTGCTATTTATATCAAATTGATGAAAGATCATGATGTAGTAGGTTTAGATAAAACCCCTTGCTCAACGGTAGACCTTATCGGTGATACTTGCGATGGCGAATTAATTTCTAAAGCACTTGAAAGTGTGGACGTTATTGTTCATACCGCGGCACTTCATGCACCCCATGTTGGGTTAATGTCTGATGAAGAGTTTCTAACCATCAATGTCGATGCAACCGAAAAGCTAGCCTTAGCTGGCATCAAAGCAGGCATTAAGCACTTTGTTTTTACCAGTACAACCGCGCTTTATGGCTATGCTTCATCTTCTGAAGGCGAAACCAGTTGGATTACAGAGCAGGTCGAGCCACAACCTAAGTCTATCTATCATAGAAGTAAAATACTTGCAGAAAACAAGTTGAATGAAATTTCAAAGCTCTTCAATCTTCCAGTTACTGTATTACAAATGTCTCGATGTTTTCCCGAACCTGCAGATTTAATGGCAATTTATCGCCTTACTCGCGGTATAGATGTGCGTGATGTCACAAGTGCGCATGCATGTGCCATAAATAAACGATTAAACGGCTTTAATCGTTTCATAATTTCTGGGTTTACCCCATTTAATCAAAATGACTGCGAACACCTTTACAATCATGCAAGTGAAGTCATAAAAGAAAAGTGCCCAGAATTAGCGGCAACATTTGAGCAAAGAGGATGGCGTTTACCAACAAGCTTAGACCGCGTATATGACTCATCAGCAGCACAAGCCAAGTTAGGTTGGCAGCCAAAGCATGGCTTCGCGAGTGTACTGGATATGTTAGATAGTGAAATAGCTGAAGTGTTACCCGTTTTAAAACAGCGCTAA
- a CDS encoding DMT family transporter: protein MFVESKMIKGTLAIVIASFLWGTTGTVASFSNDVSPLAIGAFAMGLGGVLMVLTNIRSLLANYRQLIKRKGLFAAGALSVAIYPLAFYSAMHLSGVAIGTIVSIATAPMFAALLERLFNQKSISRKWGVSFTFGVIGVILLTHGKKPAFDDTSNLFLNSLGIVLGCIAGLTYACYSWVAKSFIEKCIDSKAAMSGLFGGAAILLLPSLFFTGENLFLNITNSAVSLYMAIIPMFLGYLLFAYGLTFIETSNATLITLLEPLIATILAVLLLGESFKLMGWMGALLVLLCLVIQSINLPKINTSLSDNNNQFTS from the coding sequence ATGTTTGTTGAGTCAAAAATGATTAAAGGTACTTTAGCGATTGTTATTGCTAGCTTTCTTTGGGGTACAACCGGCACTGTTGCAAGCTTTTCAAATGATGTAAGCCCCCTAGCCATTGGCGCATTCGCTATGGGTTTGGGCGGTGTATTGATGGTACTAACCAACATTCGAAGTCTACTTGCAAACTATCGACAACTTATCAAACGAAAGGGACTATTTGCTGCTGGCGCCTTATCAGTTGCAATATATCCTCTGGCGTTTTATTCCGCTATGCACTTATCTGGCGTTGCGATAGGTACTATTGTGTCAATAGCCACTGCGCCCATGTTTGCCGCCCTTCTTGAGCGTCTTTTTAATCAAAAATCAATTTCAAGAAAATGGGGGGTAAGTTTTACGTTTGGTGTGATTGGTGTCATTTTGCTCACTCACGGTAAAAAACCCGCATTTGATGACACATCTAATTTATTTCTCAATTCATTAGGAATTGTCTTAGGCTGTATCGCTGGGTTAACTTACGCGTGTTATTCGTGGGTCGCAAAATCCTTTATAGAGAAATGCATTGACTCTAAAGCCGCCATGTCAGGGTTATTCGGGGGAGCGGCAATTCTGCTATTACCTTCTCTATTTTTTACAGGTGAGAATTTATTTTTAAACATCACCAATAGCGCTGTTTCACTTTATATGGCAATTATCCCAATGTTTCTAGGATATTTATTATTTGCATATGGCTTAACATTTATTGAAACAAGCAATGCGACATTAATAACGTTGCTGGAGCCTTTAATAGCAACAATATTGGCGGTTTTGCTGTTGGGGGAAAGTTTTAAGCTAATGGGTTGGATGGGCGCATTGTTAGTTTTACTTTGCTTGGTTATTCAGTCCATTAATCTGCCAAAAATTAACACTTCGCTCAGTGACAATAATAATCAGTTTACCTCATAA
- a CDS encoding helix-turn-helix domain-containing protein, whose protein sequence is MPNLLSIRSYSANPVSHSHEFNQIVLPLRGVINIHVDDFSGKVAPRECVVIRANEKHLFAAEREARFIVADMRCLPNNLISSEQIVFEINKPLLNYLLFIESQLENQINPLIEQSMYETFNLLLESQNLLPKLDARINNALLYITEHIAEPLNIATLAKVAYLSPTQFKKIFKTQLGVTVLEHIAQLRMEKAQALLTHTDYSLQIVGEKVGYKDLSAFSRKFKQYFGLSPKNFKN, encoded by the coding sequence ATGCCAAACCTATTATCTATTCGCTCTTATAGTGCAAACCCTGTCTCTCACTCTCATGAGTTCAATCAAATTGTTTTACCCTTGCGAGGAGTCATCAACATACACGTTGACGATTTTAGCGGTAAGGTCGCGCCGCGAGAATGTGTCGTTATTCGAGCCAATGAGAAGCATTTATTTGCAGCAGAACGGGAGGCACGCTTTATTGTTGCTGATATGCGCTGCCTACCTAACAATCTTATTTCGTCAGAGCAGATTGTTTTTGAAATAAATAAGCCTTTGTTAAATTATCTACTTTTTATCGAGAGCCAGTTAGAAAATCAAATCAACCCGCTTATTGAACAGTCAATGTACGAAACATTTAATCTATTGTTAGAAAGCCAGAATTTGCTGCCTAAGCTAGATGCGAGAATTAACAATGCACTGCTTTACATTACTGAACACATTGCTGAACCACTTAATATTGCGACACTGGCTAAAGTCGCTTATTTAAGCCCTACTCAATTTAAAAAAATATTTAAAACACAATTGGGCGTAACTGTGCTTGAGCATATTGCCCAACTTAGAATGGAAAAAGCACAAGCATTACTTACACATACAGACTACTCGCTACAGATAGTTGGTGAGAAAGTAGGCTATAAAGATTTATCGGCATTTAGCCGTAAATTCAAACAATATTTTGGTTTATCTCCTAAAAATTTCAAAAATTAA
- a CDS encoding response regulator yields MTTQVKAIIADDHPLFRSALSQAAANYLEKDNIQECYDLASLFSLLETHPETELIFLDLNIPGAKGLQGLTQIRNQYPDILVIMVSATEDAKIINHAMEAGACAYIPKSTSLSNIGKAIEVVIDGDTWLPEDLDLEAHPIDNEQTEFAQNLEKLTPQQYKVLAMIADGLLNKQIAYEMSVQETTVKQHVSAILRKLGLNNRTQAGILFNQLSQVDTKPAEGFA; encoded by the coding sequence ATGACAACGCAAGTGAAAGCCATTATCGCAGACGATCACCCGCTATTTCGCAGTGCTTTAAGCCAAGCGGCGGCAAACTATCTCGAAAAAGACAATATTCAAGAGTGTTATGATTTAGCGAGCTTGTTTTCTTTGCTGGAAACTCACCCAGAAACCGAACTCATTTTCCTCGATTTAAATATTCCTGGCGCCAAAGGCCTGCAAGGGCTTACGCAAATTCGCAACCAATACCCTGATATTTTAGTGATTATGGTATCGGCAACGGAAGACGCCAAAATAATTAACCACGCCATGGAAGCAGGCGCCTGCGCCTACATTCCAAAATCGACCTCGCTGAGCAATATTGGCAAAGCCATTGAAGTCGTGATTGATGGCGACACATGGCTGCCTGAAGACCTAGACCTAGAAGCCCACCCAATCGATAACGAACAAACTGAATTTGCGCAAAACCTAGAAAAGCTTACGCCACAGCAATACAAGGTTCTGGCGATGATTGCCGACGGCCTGTTAAACAAACAAATTGCTTATGAAATGTCAGTACAAGAAACCACAGTAAAACAACATGTATCCGCCATTTTACGCAAACTTGGCCTAAACAACCGCACCCAAGCCGGTATTTTATTTAATCAACTCAGCCAAGTAGATACCAAACCTGCAGAAGGCTTTGCGTGA